In Pyrus communis chromosome 15, drPyrComm1.1, whole genome shotgun sequence, the genomic stretch gatttgataattacttgattaacgtacttattttctattagtgacacatcacatggtctgcaaatttagtctaaaaaattGGTTTACTTAGCATTGatcaaataataatttaacatGTCCTTGGAATGAAAGAAATTTTAAcatcaacttttttttgttttgttttgttttgttttgttttggacaTCTCCATTGAAGATGCAAATACAaagattattttttaaattatattttataaaccaaatgatgGACAGTTGATGGTTCGATTTcgtttttaatgatttaaagaaagaatttaatcatcaaatatCAAATCATATAGTCTGCAAATAAGATTTAAAAACATAATCTCTAGCATCAccataattttacttttatactTCGTTGGGCAAGAGATTTGAAGTCCTACGCAAATTAATGTTTTAGATTTCCTATGGGGGGCGTTTCACTTTAATCTAAACACTAGTCAAATAATATGTCATGACTAGTCCACCACCTTGAGCTGTCATCCTCTATGTATTTTAggctttttatgtttttttgtaaATGAAGGTAGAAAATAGTTGTGAGCTAAAATCCATTTTTAGATTTTCCATGGGGAATTTTCACTTTCAGATTTTCTACGGAAGTGTGTTGGCATCTACCTGTGTGAAATCATATCTGCACGTTATTAAAGCATCTCTAATGGGAGGGATTCCAACTACCACCTTTAAAGACTTATTTACGTACTAAAGAGAATCTTTGAGTCCTTAAAAGAATATTATCTCCAATGGAAAAATCTTTATAGTATAAATCTTAAATTTGAGGACTATATAAGAAAAAACTCTAAGTTAAATCTGGAccgtttatttatatatatataaaaaaaaaaatgtgagaccCAGCTTGCAACTGCATTAGCAGCTATCTGGCGACTAACATCCACCCGTGTTGCTGGAGCAAGCGGATGAGCTGCAACATCAATCAAACCCAATATTTGGAAGAAGCATGCAACCTTTCATGGGGTGGGTTTCTATCCCCACTCAAAGGTGTCCCTATATATAGTCCTCAAATGTGAGGAAAATTTTGAGTACTCCAGCCAATTCCTATACTATAAGGACTAGAGCTCCGCCCCACTGGAAGCCACAAGGTCCCTAAATTTAAAGACATATGGTGATAGAGGGTGGTAAGGACTCTATTTAGTGACTTCACTGGAGATGCTCTTATCTTCTCATTTTCTTGTATAATATACGCGAAAAAAATAGCGTAGAGGTATTTTTCGCATGCATGGACacttttgagaatgtgtcaaattGTACATGTgagtaaaagaaaattttgaattccacGAGCCCCATATGTTTGCCTTTGCCATCCTCATTCCTTGTGAATGAATGTATTGATGAAGTTTTCGGTAACCAAATTACCTCTAATATAAATTGAAAGACTTATAAATCAAATAAGTATACATAGTTGAATAAAgaaaacattttaatttcttatatatcTTATTGATGTAGTTGAATAAAgaaaacattttaatttcttatatatcTTATTGATGtgcaaaacaaacaataaaattgaaatagGAGTCGTTCGCGGACTATCATTGTGAAGTGTCAACATTTGCAAGAAAAAAAGTTGGAAAGAGAATTATCCCTTTCTCATTCCTGAAATGGACACAAGAAACCACTGAAACAGAAAAATTGGATAATTTCAGCCAGTTTTCTTATACCAAATCTGAATAATTAATATACGAGTGTCCACaattaaaataatcaaatattgattaaaaaaacgCATCTGGTTTCTGTGTTCACACCATTTGTGAAAAATGAAACACGAAAACTGAAACATCCTCGTCATAATCTCTCCAGACAAGAATTACaaacaaaaccaataaaaatgagaaaatttCCCTCCCACATTAGTCCTAGCTACAATGAACCTACAGATCATGACAACCCATGAAAATTTCAAGAAAACTAAGGACTTAAAAGACTCTAGTAGCAACAACAATATTGAGCATGGACACATGAGTCATATGACATGATAGAGACCTAGAAAATAAAAGTGACATTGATGTATCATCAAAATTTAACTACGACCATGCCTGATGGCTGGCAACACTGGTACTCCAAATATGCAGGGTGAACCTGTTCCCACACTGTTGAAACTAAAACACTTCCCCGCTGAAGCTCCTGATCCCCCAATCCCACTAATTTTTTGATCTTCAACAACATCATCCTCGTCATCATCTTCACAACCATCATCATCGTTGTTGTCATGGCCACCATCACCAACATCATTCCCAATCTCATTCTTGTTCATGTTCCCATTCTCGTTCTCGTTCTCGTTCTCATTCTCGTTCCCATTGCAAGCAAATGGGGGAATCAAAATCTCATTTTCAAGCAGGACAAGCTGCAAAGTGAGCCTGCCATTAGACCTATGAGCCCTAAGGTACTCATGATGCTTAACCTTCTCCTCGGTGAGAATCAACCTCCCATCATCTGTGTAATGCCTCTTCAACACCCAAGGCATATGAGAAGGCAAGTTCTCAGTGCGTGCTAGCAATTGTATAGGAGGTGGAAACTCCTTGTTCTTCAATGCCCATTTTTGCTCTCTCCTACTCCTTACCCTCTGACCAAAACTACCATCACGCCCATCACCACCGCTACCGGTCACCTTCAGTTGCGGTTTATGATCATCACAGTCCTTGAGCACGTCAACCGAGCTCTCCATTCCAATGTAGTCCCCGGtcaaaagggaagaagaagTTGGGGATAGCAAGTCAGAAAGCGTCATGTTGCAAGTTTTATGAGATGGGTTTTCTTAGGGTCTAGGGTTAAGGGCTTGAGACCAAATTCTAGAGGGGTTGGAGTTTGGTTTTGGCATCGGCGAGGCTCATTGGGGATCTGCATAGCGTTATTATACAAGTGAATTGTGAGATAGATAGGGACAGTGTGACAGGGCTCTTTTGGCTGATGTGTTTAAATGAGGGTTTGGAAATTACAGAGTTGAGTGTGTTGGATAGAGAGAGCCAGCTAATATTTGCGACATAAATATTTTGGTTTATTCAGAAAGCAGAATCTGATAAATATTGCAGTGTTGCACTATGACTTGCCTGGAAACTTTCAAAACaagaaaccaaaagaaaaattgttaaGTCTGTGTAAATGTTTAGTAAATATTGCTAATAAGTGATAGCTCAAATAAGTAAAACCTAAAAATGATACAACAAATTAAAGGGTTGTCAAGAAAATGTTACAAATTGtattgtaagaaaaaaaaataataattgccAAACTGTGAATTTGAACAAATACGCATTCAAATTTTGTTAGTATACCATTAATCTAgactttaaacattcaattCTTTTGAAAGTGCGGTGCATAACATGTGATATTgttattttcaaaatcatttgagAATTATTAATGTATGGCGTTAAGTTGTTTATCTAGACTATAAATTcaaattgatttgaaaattcAATGCATAACAAATCTAAACATACattcaattttatttgaacattcaaattcattttacaccaaaaatataaaaataaaaagtcttaAAAATTTAGTCTTACACATGGTTGGGTGGATTGCACGTGTACTTTCCACGGCATGCAtggatatatgtatgtattcaTACTGTTGTCTGTTTGGGGACCTCACTATAAATTGTATCTTGCGTACCATTGAGATGATTGAACTTAATAGTATCATGATCAACGACCCAATATGCATAACTATATGTCAATCAACGACAAGCATATTATATAAAATTAGGAAACAAAATACTATGTTGGGAGAAGCACAAAACATTAAAGGAAACGTATACGCGTCGGAAGAGCTCGAGAGACAAATATACAGGTGAACAGATCAGCATGCAACCTGCAAACTAGCATCTCCCTACtttctatttcttaattttatcgTTTGCTTCAACCATAATTTGTAAATAATTAAACACAGTTAATAAATAAACTAACTAATATCATATTAATGTGAGACCCTAATTTTCTGATGGAGGTGATGAATTTGGACAATTATGTTTTGTATTTACAGATGGTAATAATAGTAGAGGAAATAATGTGGCCCTTAAGTATTTAAAACGCAGTCCAGCAAAAACACTGAATTCAAGTAATGtatgaaagaataaaaaatttccCAGAATGGAAATTAACCAACAAAAAGTCAATATTCAAAAGATTAATTACAAAGAAATCAATAAGTGAGCTTCCAATGTTAAACCTAATGCGTTCATGTACATTCAAATACCATTGCACTAACCTTGAGTACTCATCTTCCTAGCACAGCAGCAAGCACTGCAATTGCAGCTAACACCCTCTTGCAATTCGAACTTCGAAGGATGATCTTCTGCACACTCACCATCACTGTATTACTCGAACCTATGGGGAGTTCTATGAGTGTATGTATCAGTGGTGTATGCAGGGACCTTCCCTTgatatttatactactacaacgTACATTCCCATAATCATACGCTAGGATTCCTTATTATACAAGGATATAATCTACCAAATCTCAATCCAAATAGGATAGTATCAAGAGCCCTTATTCTCCAATTATAACTGGGTTATATTCCTTTACTTGGAGTCCAAGTTATAGCTTATAACTAAACCCTAATCACACTTACATTCCACATCAATCTTTATTAACTATATTGACTTATTAGCTGTTGGATTAGAGTCTAACATCCAACATTCTCCCACTAGGTCAATTAGTTAATTCAAGAAAGAACTTTAATGAATCTGTAAGCATGATTCTTTATTGGCCAATGGATTGAGTTAAGCTAATAAGCTTCTTGCATACTTCTGTCAAGTAAAGATTACTCATTTAGAACTATCAGAGACTATGAACTTACATGTGTGTTCATGAGCTCTTATAATCACTGAACAAGATCCTTACTTACATGAAATAATCAATCACAGATTTGGTACAGAAGTGAGCCACAAAACCATAAGTTGAAAGCATCAACTCCATCACTTCTAGGTCCACTTAATAAGCCTTTATTTATAACTGCTTAATGCTTCCTATGAAGCTTTCAAGCTATAAGAATAGCTCATATATGTTTTCGTGAAATAAACTCAGCACATATGCCAATCAATCTCTCAGCACTACTAATTGCAGCTAATAACCGTTTGCTGCTACATTGTTTCACTGTAATAGATACCAGTTGCTTATGATCTTTTAGCAACTTTTATTTCCAACAGAAAATAAGAACCAGAACTATATTGAAACACAATATGAATTACTAAAGTAGCAACCCTTTAATAACCATTCAATTCAACTAAGTGCAGCGACTAgctaaacacaaaataaaaaaaattacttcttACTGTCACGATAATAACTAACATACATAATTATGCCATATACTATCACTACTCCCACTAATTCAACAAATCTAGGGTTGCAGTCACTCCCATATTAACTGCATGCTTGTGAAAAACTGCATTTGGTAGTACCTTAGTGAGTGGATCAACAAGCATTGCATGAGTGTCAATGTAATCAACCTTACTCTATCCAAACTTTACTTTTTTCCTCGTCAATGCATATTTGATGTTCAAGTGCTTTGTTCTAGGAGACCTTTTATTATTCTTAGAATAAAAGATAGCAGCTTTGTTATCACACCAAATTTGAATAGGCTTTGCAATTGAATTCATGATCTTGAGACTGCTGATGAAATTTCTTAGCCATACAGCTTGTGATATAGCTTCATGACAAGCTACAAACTCAGCTTGCATGGTAGAAATGGTAACAGTATCTTGTTTCACACTCTTTCATGACATTGCCTAATGTGAATATATAACCTAAAGTTGACTTAAGTGAATTAAGGCAGCCTGCAAAGTCTGAGTCACTGTAGCCTAGTAGTTCGAGTTTTGAATCCCTTTTGTATACTAGATGGTACTCCTTTGTTCTCTGCAAGTACCTCAAAACTTTCTTGGCAGCTAACTAGTGTGCATTGCCATGATTAGGCTGAAACCTTCCCAATATGCTAATAGCATATGTAATATCCGGTCTGGTACATACCTGTGTATACATGAGACTCCTAATGAGAGAAGTATAAGGCTTGCTAGccatttctttcttctcaacaTTAGTCTTAGGGCACTGATCCTTACTGAGCTTTTGTCCATTTGTCATGGGAACATCATAGTCAATTGAGTCTTCCATGTTAAACCTTTGGAGGAACTTTTCAATTTATGCTTTCTGTGATAAACCAAGTAGTCCTCTACTTCGATCCCTTATGATCTGAATACCAAGAACAAAGGCTGCCTCTCCCATATCCTTCATCTCAAAACGTTTAGATAGAAATCTCTTGGTGTTACTTAGCAATGATGCATTATTACATCCTAACAATATGTCATCCACGTAAAGAATGAGAAGGAAAAAATAGTTTCCATACATTTTTATGTAAACACACTCATCACTAGGGCTCTCTTTGAAACCATGTGATGAAACAACCTCATCAAACTTCAAATACCACTGTCCCAAGGCCTATTTTAAACCATAAATGGATTTGTTAAGTTTACAAACCAaattctctctcatttcttgAATGAAACCCTCTGGTTGCTTCATGTATATCTTTTCCTCAAGGTTTCCATTCAAGAATGCAGTcttaacatccatttgatgcaGAAGTAGATTAAAGTGAGCCACCAATGCCATGACTATTCTAAATGAGTCTTTTGTGGAGACTGGGGAGAAGGTTTCATTGTAATCAATTCCTTATTGCTGAGTATATCCCTTAGCTACAAGTTTATCTTTGTATCTCTCGATATCACCCTTGGAGTCTTTCTTAGTCTAATAAACCCACTTG encodes the following:
- the LOC137717123 gene encoding uncharacterized protein, which gives rise to MTLSDLLSPTSSSLLTGDYIGMESSVDVLKDCDDHKPQLKVTGSGGDGRDGSFGQRVRSRREQKWALKNKEFPPPIQLLARTENLPSHMPWVLKRHYTDDGRLILTEEKVKHHEYLRAHRSNGRLTLQLVLLENEILIPPFACNGNENENENENENGNMNKNEIGNDVGDGGHDNNDDDGCEDDDEDDVVEDQKISGIGGSGASAGKCFSFNSVGTGSPCIFGVPVLPAIRHGRS